cattctcatttcaatTACACTTATTTTATAAACATATTGCTTCTTAACAACATTTAGAGGGGCTAAGCCTCATGAAGTTGGGgagtttgaaaatgtgttgTATGATTATGTTGTTTATCAGGACCGTATCTATTTTTGAACTTTGCTCTGTACGTAGGGTCCAAGGAAACTGATGAAAAGGCTACGAGGTTCTAAAGTTGGATATCTTGGACTGTTGGACGCCAGAAAATCACTATGGATGGACTgaatctaagtgttaaacattTTTAGATTTAGACCATCTATAATGATTTTCTGGAGTCCAACCGTCCAAGATATCCAACTTTAAAACCTCGTCAGCTTTTTCATCAGTTTCCTTGGACCCTACCTCTGAGGTCCACGAAAATGAAGGTGTATCATAAGAAGTCGGGTAGGTGTATTCAATCGATAAGTGGACCAAATGGGGACTGTATGCCCATCAGCTACTCCAGCTCAGTACATGGTCTTCTTCTTCGGGCTCTATCTGGTTGTTTTGGGGACTGGTGGGATCAAACCTTGTGTTGATCAGTACTGCCTTGATGATTTAGGTTAGTTTTTAGTGCGTGTAGCGCTGCTACTTGGTTTTCTTGCCTTTTTGGGTGGACATAATACTATGTTGCTTTTGTCATGGTTTTATTTCTGCATAAACGGCTTCTcatttattgaaatatctttGATATGGGTAGGAGCTGGCAGAACCATCAATAAGAGATGCATTTGTTTCTTGCATTCAACAAGGTGCAGATCGTGTGATTGTAAGCCCATTTTTTCTCTTCCCTGGACGACACTGGCATCAGGTAGCTCGGCTTACTTTCCTCTGGTGCCTTGATTATAGATATACTGTACAGAATTGGTGactagattgatttttttttttttttaaataaaaatgcttTGTGTCACTTTACAGGATATTCCTTCGTTAGCTGCTGAAGCTGCAAAAGAACACCGTGATGTGTCATATATCGTTACTGCACCTCTTGGTCTGCATGATCTACTTGTGGTATAAAATTTTATCCTTCTCCTTCTATTGGGCCAACATCCGAATGAATGTCTCTAAAGCTTtgccaaaagtttaaattatgcTTAACTTTCTGATTGGGCTATGTGCTCTAATTTTATAGTGCTTGCTAGTTTTTTAATCTTCACACCATTTATATTTTGCAAAATGTTCCTCATTATTGCTCTTTGTGGGGAACTTATTAATTTGAACTCAAGTTCTCTCCATGGAGAGATCTGGGAAATGCCATTGAACTACAAGTCTCTTGGCCACTCCAGCCGTAACATGCTTTTCCCTTTCTTCACAAGTGGTACTGTTATATAATACTCttgatttattaaattaaaactagACCCCATTTGGGGCCAATCTGGAGTAACCGAGTAACCCCTGCTTTAAGATTTTACTAATATTTAGATGGAGAGGCATATGTATCCTTCTTAAATGAAAtctatttgcttaattttttagctaaaatgAAAGTTGTGTTAGTGGTGCTGATCTGGATGGAACTCATGTAGACAAGTCTTggtaattttgtttattatttaatgtGCAATGACACTACATAGTAGCTGTTATTGAAGTATTGTCACTATAATGATAGATCTAGTTATATTCATGCTTTGTTCACTATAAAGAACTTGTTCTTTATAATTAATGCTTTGTTCAACACAaattacttatctttgtgtagAATTGTACTGATGACATGAGATCATTTCACTGTATGTACCTGCATGAAAGTTTGACATTTTTCCCAACTTTGTCAACTGCATAACAAATTTTGCCCcaggaaaaaaattcattgttaatttatttttgctgcACAGGTGCCTTGATAAAGCCGCTGTAGTGTCAGATGCTGAGAACAAAAGTGAGGAATTCTCCAATCCATGGAGGCTTTGCACTGTAACACAGGTGGAAGAATTGAAGATTTTGATCCGCATGTTTCCAATCTGGGCTACTGGAATTGTCTTTTCTGCTGTTTATGCCCAGATGTGTACAATGTTTGTGGAGCAAGGAATGATGATGGACACAAGCATTGGTTCTTTCACCATTCCCGCAGCCTCTCTCTCATCCTTTGATGTcatcagttttattttttgggtccCCATGTATGATAGGGTAATTATTCCAATTGCAAGGAAATTTATTGGCAAGGAGCGAGATTGTATGACAAGGTTTATATTATGAGAATTGTATTACTGGAAAGGTTTGCTATGTAGAAATTTGTATTACAAGATTTATATTATGAGATTGTGGGATCTGCATTTACAAAGTTGGACAGTAATGCTCTTGGTGTATTTTATAATAatgttatattaataatttcaaaatgcaatacattttgtttttaatgtacTACATTCACGTTTTTGATGCTCTTAGAACTAGTCTAGATAGGTGATTACCGAATACAACCCTTTGAATCGAGTTTCTGGTTTACACCTACaggaatgcaaaacaaatgaaaaaaaaaaataaaaaaaaataaaaaataaaaaataaaaaaccttcccagtggaaatcgagtttctaaaactcgatttccctTTGAATCACATTTCTGGTTTACACCTACaggaatgcaaaacaaatgaaaaaaaaaaaaacttcccagtagaaatcgagtttctaaaacttgatttcCATTTGGGTGGCATTATTgcaaataaattacaataagcaatttacaaaaatgccacttcaatggaaatcgagttttagaaactcgatttccactggGAAATACTTTCccctaaaaattttttctctcgGGCTGGGAGGAAAATTACCCTGtgctaaaactcgatttccagtgatatatttacaaaaatgccacgttcactggaaatcgagtttctaaaactcgatttcgAGTGATATATTTACAAGAATGCCATcagtggaaatcgagttttagaaactcgatttccactggGGAATTTTCCTCACAACCCGAGAGCAAAATCTTTTAGGGGGAAGTGTGAGAGCAAACTTCccagtggaaatcgagttttagaaactcaatTTCCATTGACcgtggcatttttgtaaattggTTTGTGTATATTATTTGCGATAATGCCACccaaatggaaatcgagttttagaaactcgatttccactgggaagtattttttttttttcccgtttGTTTTGCAGTCCTGTAGGTGTAAACCAGAATTACTTTTGTCCCTTCCCCTACAATAGTAAAAGAGATCTAGAACACATCACATGGTCAGCGGTAAAGAAGTAGATACAAGCATAATCACCAATCAAGGAGAGAGTACATCAGATGCAAACAATCGGATTCAAAcagttactattcatgggcatTTTAGTTGCCCTTAGCACACAAAAACAGTCAATACATTATCATCGGTTCAAACAAGGCCGCTGTGGTTGAAGTTGGCAAAGTAGTAGCTACATTGTCAATGCCATATCATTGCATTACAGGCAAAAGCTGCACAACGCAATTAATGTAACGAGTACAATGGATAACAAATATTCAATTAGCACAATATTtagcaataaacaaaataaaaactaagtcAATACAACATAGTCTACATAGTCGTCTAACACTTGtccatactgatacaacataCTCTACATAGTCACCTATAACTTTtccatactgatacaacataGTCTACATAGAATTTGCTGCACTTGTCCATACCGAACATAACCACAAGTCCCACGTACAATGCCATTCAAAAATCCAGTCTCCACTCGCCTGACAACCACGAAGGTACAGTTGTTAGTTTCCAAATGTGAAGAACAACAACCAAATGACATTCTGagcatattatataaaaacagtgaCAACACTTACCTAGTTTGCAGCACTACCACTTGTCGAAGCCCCATGGGAATTGGGACAACATCTGCGGTTATGCCCCTCTTGATGACACACTCCACATCGTTGCCTTGGTTGAATCTCCCTCAAGTCCGGATCTTCCCTCCGGCTTCCCCATTCTCGTCGTATcccatccatttcattccttaatCTTGACTTCACAGGACGACCTTTGCCCCGCAACAGCTGTGGGTCAGGCACCCACCGTGGTCCGCAAACATCCCTCCACAATGACTCTGATTTTGGCACCACAAAATGATGTGAATATGTCTGAATGGCGTTGTTCAAACTGTAACATGGGTCAATATAGCTGGTCGCATCGAGGTGCAGACCTTTAAGaactttaattgcatgtgaaTAAGGGATCTTCAAGTTTTGCCACTTTCCACAACCACATGTTTGCTCAATTACGTGCACTTCATGACTGTGGTTTCCCCCTCCACCTCTATGGTCGTTATACGGGGTAACCACTTGATATACACCAATTTCATGATTAAAATTCCTCAGAGTGTGTCCTGCAGTTTTCTGctcatttttgttatagatcTTCATTACATAATCACTCCACACCTTACCTTGAGAGAGATCAGAAAGAATTTTTTCATGTCGATCGTAgaaatatgcaacaagtttGGACCATGTGAACTCAACCATTGCAGCAATGGGCAAACCGCGGGCACCTTTAAGTACCCCATTAAAACACTCAGagatattggttgtcattgccccgtAACGTCTTCCACCATCCTGTGACTGGGTCCATTTGTCAACATCCTCACTCATTAGATATGTGTAAGGCATATAGAGTAGGATGTGGCGATTAGTAGGGTCTACACCCCTCAGTAAATTAATCTCGGTCTCCTTAATGGTTTGCATTATGGACGTGAATTTTGCTTCATGAGTCGCATATCCAGCTTTCAAGGCCAATGCCTTTAAAGTCGGGTCCTTAAATTTtgtgttgaagttgctagcaacatgtcgaaggcaatatcgATGATATACTTGTTCCCTTCTGTCCTCACCTATAGGCCACTCTCGAATGGCGCATCTGATACCTTTATGTCAGTCAGAAATAATGCAAATGTCATCCTTAGGTATGACATGCTCTATGGAAGTCCTAAGACACTCTAAAAACCAACCCCAACTAGGCCTTGACTCCCTGTCTACAACAGCAAAGGCGAGAGGCAAAACCTTTTGGTTAGCATCAGTTGCCATTGCAATCATCAACACCCCTTTGTATTTACCATACAAATGAGTCCCATCAATACTGATCACTGGCCTGCACTATTTGAATGCAGCAATGCATGGAGCGAATGCCCAATATACATAGTGAAGTACCGCAATACCTTCGTATGGCCTAGGTATGGTGTGATAGCTGTACTTGGTACCTGAGTCCTGATCCAAGTATGCCAACAACAATTTCTGCAACCTTTAGTAAGACTCCTCCCAATCCCCAAATATCTTagcaattgccttttgttttgcgtcccatactttatagtaagaaagctcATGATTATACTTAGTACGTATGATCTCCCAGAGCTCATCAATACGAGCAGTGTGATTTTGTCGCAATTTTTCCACAATTCTGatgcaacaaaattagaatccatCATTCTACCGTCTCTTTGCAGGCTAAAGGGTATACAAGTGTGTGGACCCACATAAGACATGACCACCCACAGACCATTAAGTTTATTCTTCATGAATGCCCCAACATACCACTTGCAGTTGTCATTAACGCATGCGACGCACAATTTTGTGGTGCTCGACCTCCGGgttataaaatttctattatcatTTGCTGCGTATATTGTTAATGCACGTTTCACCGCCGATTTATTTGTAAAAGTcaaccctttacaaaaatgcATCCCATCTTGCCAAGTACAAACAAATGGTTCTAATAGACGTGAAGGATCAAAcatattttcccaagtatttgcGTAGAATGAGTCGGCAGGAGGTCTGTAGCCAGTGGTCGTATTTGTATCACGCTGGATGCCAATATCATCGTCTGCATCACCTTCATCATAGAactccatattttcctcttcaaaatgGGGAACGACTTCATGGTCATCCACATCGTTCTCAAGGTCACCTCgttcaatcctctcttcgtaCTCATCCACACCATCAATACTTTCACCATCATTCGTAGCAtgatcttcgtcttcgtcttcgtcttcgtcttcaaCATAGTCTTCGTCTTCGTCATCCTCCTCTAAATGTGTCTCTTGACAATGGAGGGTTTCACCAGTATTTACAATATGATCTTGAGATGGGAGCATATAATCTCCCATTGTATACCCTCCCATTGCAGTGCATCCATCATCAAGGGCTGTAAATTGTAAAGACGTAGTTGTTTGTTGCACCATCTCAGTATCAACTTCCGCAAGCAGCTCTAAACTTATGTACAACTCAGCAGCATTTACTTGGGGCATTTTCTGGATCCTATTAAACATCATCTTCACATGTTTGTCTTCTTTAATCGCCATATACCCGTAATTTATCCATTCATGTAGGACTTCTTGTGAGTAacgataaataatcttgatgtcATACCAAGCAGAGTTCAAATTCAATTCGTCCATTATTTTCAACTTCAAATCATTCAACGTCTTCAACTTACGACGTATCATCATGGGGTAGCATTGGATACCCGGCCCTATAAATGGAAATCCCTCAATCCCCCCAGGATTGTTAAGGGGTCCACCGTAGTAtacatttatatcaatattcTTCAGATGTTGTGAACCTATTAAATCGTCAAGTATAATATGTTAGCgacatatttttttctttcatttaacatcaattacaaaaccttttctatctactcaaagtacaaaaatcacaaattctcACCCCAcaattgcatatactcaccccacatcacatacaaacatactcaatcattatcatttcgtactcaaacaaataaaaaaactaaaaacaaaactcacccccattacaaaatttcaactcAGCTCcaactaatataaataaaaatatcaaaccaaacaataagaaaaatagCCATGATAAAAGCCTagcaatacaaatatatatctacaatattttttacttgttataaaatcctagcaaatatatacattaacttgcaaaaatagtcatgataaaagcctaacaatacaaatatatatctacaatattttttactttgtatAAATCCTAGCAAATTATATACACTAACTTGCAAAAATAGTCATGATAAAAGcctaacaatacaaatatatacctaaatatattttttactttgtataaaatcctagcaaatatATACACTACCAAATATAACTTCTTACAAACCCCACATTTGCATattcacatacaaacacacccaatcattatcatttgtttccaaaataaaataaaaaataaaaaatcattaattatactaaaaaaaaaaactaaaca
The Quercus lobata isolate SW786 chromosome 10, ValleyOak3.0 Primary Assembly, whole genome shotgun sequence DNA segment above includes these coding regions:
- the LOC115964614 gene encoding uncharacterized protein LOC115964614, translating into MDELNLNSAWYDIKIIYRYSQEVLHEWINYGYMAIKEDKHVKMMFNRIQKMPQVNAAELYISLELLAEVDTEMVQQTTTSLQFTALDDGCTAMGGYTMGDYMLPSQDHIVNTGETLHCQETHLEEDDEDEDYVEDEDEDEDEDHATNDGESIDGVDEYEERIERGDLENDVDDHEVVPHFEEENMEFYDEGDADDDIGIQRDTNTTTGYRPPADSFYANTWENMFDPSRLLEPFVCTWQDGMHFCKGLTFTNKSAVKRALTIYAANDNRNFITRRSSTTKLCVACVNDNCKWPVISIDGTHLYGKYKGVLMIAMATDANQKVLPLAFAVVDRESRPSWGIRCAIREWPIGEDRREQVYHRYCLRHVASNFNTKFKDPTLKALALKAGYATHEAKFTSIMQTIKETEINLLRGVDPTNRHILLYMPYTYLMSEDVDKWTQSQDGGRRYGAMTTNISECFNGVLKGARGLPIAAMVEFTWSKLVAYFYDRHEKILSDLSQGKVWSDYVMKIYNKNEQKTAGHTLRNFNHEIGVYQVVTPYNDHRGGGGNHSHEVHVIEQTCGCGKWQNLKIPYSHAIKVLKGLHLDATSYIDPCYSLNNAIQTYSHHFVVPKSESLWRDVCGPRWVPDPQLLRGKGRPVKSRLRNEMDGIRREWGSRREDPDLREIQPRQRCGVCHQEGHNRRCCPNSHGASTSGSAAN